The sequence below is a genomic window from Lycium ferocissimum isolate CSIRO_LF1 chromosome 9, AGI_CSIRO_Lferr_CH_V1, whole genome shotgun sequence.
ACATGGTCAAACACGGAAGACGCGGTATTTTCCAAGCTTGGGGTGACGTATGACAAAAGAGACGATACATATTTGGCAGCTTTCTTGTCCTGTTGGTTGTGCGCTTTCGTCTTCCCAAATAAGAAAGGTGATTTCATTCGTCTAGGGACTTTCAAGATGGCAAGCATGATGGCGAGTGGACGGAAGGTCGGCCTTGCTATTCCGATTTTGGCAAGTATCTACAATGGCTTGAATAAAATTTCGTCTTCCTCGCAACTTGATCAAATTAAAGTTTGGTTTCCTATTCATTATGTTTATGGTTGGCTTGCCCATTATTTTAAAACTCATTATCCACTTACCCATGGACCATCTATTCCCAAGATGGTGGCATACTCAGGGGAAGGTGGTGCAAAGTATTTTGACAAAAGTGACGCGAGAAGACGCATTCATATTGGGGAAAGCGCGATTTGGACATCAACCATGCTAAATAATTCTCACCCTTACTATTATGTAGATGGTGGTAGAGCGCCAGAGCTATGGAGTCAAGTTATTTTATGAATATCCGTTTTAACTATCTCCCTCTGAGGTGCGATAATTCATTCATCATTGAGCCATATAGTCCACATCGCTTCAGTGTCAATTTGGGTTTTATCAAAACAAGCCTGGtattttggggaatgatgtcCGCGATGTATCTTTAGACGAAGGGCTCATGTTTTGGAGGATTTGCACGATGGATCGATCTATGTCACGAGCAGTTTTTCCTTCAATCACTTCCAATGTAAAGAAACTCTCTTCAGCTGACTACCAGACCTGGTGGAAGAAGACGCACGGGGATTTCCTTGACAAACACCTGCAGACTTTAATGAATATTGTTGGGCCAATTGCTACCGCACTCTTGGAAGAATCAGATGAAGTATGTGCAAATGAAGTCCCCAATACTAACATCCCTTGTGCTTCAAATGCTAAGTTGTCTGGGCAGCACCAAGGAAAGGAAGCTCAATTGCCTTCAAATGTTTTAGGAGAAAAGTCCCTTACTCAAGTCGTCTATTCTTCCAAAAGACTATCCCAAGAAAGGAGCGAGAGTAGCAATGGAGATCGTAACTTTAAGAGAGTGAAAGCACGTCCAAGCAGCTTGGAAGATACTAAAACTCCTGTGGTTGAAATCTCTGACAGCATTGGTAGCCCTTCGAAGACTATGACAGCTCCTATTAAAGAGGTATGATAAAATAAACTTTTAGTTTACCAGGTATACCTCAGTGACCTTTACTAATTATTCGTCTTTCTTGTGCAGTCAAGTGGTCTCAGAGTATTGCAACGAGAAGGGTCACAAGATAGTACTGAGTCTATATCTGGTCCGGACTTAATGCAACCACCTTTTACAGCCAGAGTAGGAAAAGATTCAACTTCCCTTCCTCGTGATGAAGTTAGAGAAAGATTGAGTTCGATATACACAAGCGTCCAGCAATCCGTGTTTGATGGAAAGAAGGTTGTCCTAGACCATCGAAAGAAGTTTATCTCTACTCTTTGGGATGTGATTCAAGGTAAGCTCTCGAGAAGTGATGTAGACTGCGCTTCATCCCTTGAAGATGAGATCCGAGTGATCCTCGAAGAGATGGATGGCAAGGATGTGGATGTTTCACCTTTGACAAAATTATTGAACTCCTTCTTTGAGTTTGCTTGCTTCATATGACCGGGCACGATCAACTCTACATGATAAGGATGTGGAAGCTGCAAGAAAAGAGTCGTTTATAGCAGCTGGAGAGCGTCTTTCGAATGCCATGCTCGAAGAATACGAAAAGGTTGCAGAAGTATCCTCTATCCATCAATCCCTAGATAAGGTGAAGGAGAAGATAGAGAAGCTgcgaaaaaaagagagagatttaGAAGCCCTCTTAGAAGTCACCGagaaagaagttgaagaagccAAATTAGGAGCCTCGACTGCTAGCAATGAGTTCGATGCATGCTTTGACGTAGACTTATCGAATGCTGACGACTTGATTGATTTGGAGCGAAAGAAGGAGCGTCTAGAAGCTATGCGCCAAGACTTAATCAATTATAAATTGTGTTTAGATTAGTCTATaggaacattttttttttcttgctctccttttattttcttgcattTGATTAGTTGATGTTCTTGATAGTAATAAAAGCTTCTTGCGTTTTGGTTTATACTGCAATTCTCATTGATATCTCTTTTGTGCTTCAACATCAAGGACCATTTACTTGTTTCATTGCACATTGCTATTGTATTAGGCTTTGCTTTATCTTaaatgttgttgttcatgtcTCGAAGTTCTTGCGGGCGGCTTTACATGCTGAAACGCCGATAGTT
It includes:
- the LOC132031801 gene encoding uncharacterized protein LOC132031801 encodes the protein MFWRICTMDRSMSRAVFPSITSNVKKLSSADYQTWWKKTHGDFLDKHLQTLMNIVGPIATALLEESDEVCANEVPNTNIPCASNAKLSGQHQGKEAQLPSNVLGEKSLTQVVYSSKRLSQERSESSNGDRNFKRVKARPSSLEDTKTPVVEISDSIGSPSKTMTAPIKESSGLRVLQREGSQDSTESISGPDLMQPPFTARVGKDSTSLPRDEVRERLSSIYTSVQQSVFDGKKVVLDHRKKFISTLWDVIQGKLSRSDVDCASSLEDEIRVILEEMDGKDVDDVEAARKESFIAAGERLSNAMLEEYEKVAEVSSIHQSLDKVKEKIEKLRKKERDLEALLEVTEKEVEEAKLGASTASNEFDACFDVDLSNADDLIDLERKKERLEAMRQDLINYKLCLD